In Deltaproteobacteria bacterium, the following are encoded in one genomic region:
- a CDS encoding nucleic acid-binding protein, whose protein sequence is MRAAFEPTSKRRKGFASETRVKRGHQVIGGDKELLEKLGRNDPCPCNSGRRFQEILHAERWL, encoded by the coding sequence ATGAGAGCCGCTTTTGAACCAACCAGCAAGCGGCGCAAAGGTTTCGCGTCCGAAACCCGCGTCAAACGCGGGCACCAAGTCATCGGCGGCGATAAAGAACTGTTAGAAAAACTTGGCCGCAACGATCCTTGCCCCTGCAATTCAGGGAGGAGGTTTCAAGAAATACTGCATGCTGAGCGGTGGCTATGA
- a CDS encoding ABC transporter substrate-binding protein — protein sequence MLKRMLLTLVMLTSLCSIEANAQTAAPDKVVVSYPSKSITNFPILETAQRRGFFHKENLSVSMVYMRGGIDIKAILTGDADFGTAGTTAVTAFVAGAPLRVVMSMNAFVDQALYAQPKYRNLAQLKGQSIGSLNPGGLVDTLLRRIIVKEGFSPDRDFILLNMGGTPERYAALKSGTLAASMLSAPHSLRAEKDGFIKIAATRDYVDVPGTALVTHADKIRRQPNLVKRFMRAGLRAMNYIRDNRVDTVQLIMREFGMDQEIAGLAYKQLLELLSTDGKNRVEGYQLLVDFTRASQKIDRPISAAQFVDETILDEIAREGPLAR from the coding sequence ATGCTCAAGCGAATGCTTCTGACACTGGTGATGCTAACGTCTCTTTGCTCCATTGAAGCCAACGCGCAAACTGCGGCGCCGGACAAAGTCGTCGTCAGCTACCCAAGTAAATCGATCACCAACTTTCCGATCTTGGAAACCGCCCAGCGCCGCGGCTTTTTTCACAAAGAAAATTTGAGCGTCAGCATGGTCTACATGCGCGGCGGCATCGACATTAAAGCGATCCTCACCGGCGATGCCGACTTCGGCACCGCCGGCACCACCGCGGTCACCGCCTTCGTCGCCGGCGCGCCGTTGCGCGTGGTCATGAGCATGAATGCCTTCGTCGACCAAGCGCTCTACGCCCAGCCGAAGTATCGCAATCTGGCTCAGCTCAAAGGCCAGTCCATCGGTTCGCTCAACCCCGGCGGTCTAGTCGACACGCTGCTGCGCCGGATCATCGTCAAGGAAGGGTTCTCACCCGATCGTGATTTTATTTTGCTCAACATGGGCGGCACGCCGGAACGGTACGCGGCGTTGAAGTCGGGAACGCTAGCGGCATCGATGTTGAGCGCGCCGCATAGCCTGCGCGCCGAGAAAGACGGTTTTATCAAGATCGCCGCCACCCGCGACTATGTCGATGTTCCCGGCACGGCGTTGGTCACCCACGCCGATAAGATCAGGAGGCAGCCGAACCTCGTCAAGCGCTTTATGCGCGCCGGCCTGCGCGCCATGAACTACATCCGCGACAATCGCGTCGACACCGTGCAATTGATTATGCGCGAATTCGGCATGGACCAAGAGATCGCCGGGCTGGCTTACAAACAATTGCTCGAATTACTGAGCACCGACGGCAAGAATCGCGTCGAAGGCTATCAACTGCTCGTTGACTTCACCCGCGCGTCGCAAAAAATCGACCGGCCGATCAGCGCCGCACAGTTTGTCGATGAGACGATTTTGGATGAGATCGCCAGAGAAGGTCCGTTAGCGCGATAG